A single genomic interval of Nonomuraea rubra harbors:
- a CDS encoding SDR family oxidoreductase, with amino-acid sequence MRFDDYRVVITAAGRDFGRTLAIRLADLGAEVFLSARTLAAAERVRDEIRARGHRQVHAFACDLTDPASIRDFASGVTQHTDRVDILINNGSRYLEGPDLQSASDADVVDTIASGATGTVLTVKNFLPLLLNSDKPDVVTMVSACGTAGHHRSNAHDAFYAAKSAQAGFTEILSKRLRPQGVRVISLYPPDFDNTDPLSEEWNSTPREAKDALTAQSLVDCILFAVTQPRDCFIKAFHFEQV; translated from the coding sequence ATGCGATTCGACGACTACCGCGTTGTCATCACTGCCGCCGGCCGCGACTTCGGGCGAACTCTGGCCATCCGGCTCGCAGACCTCGGCGCGGAGGTCTTCCTGTCCGCACGCACCCTCGCCGCCGCCGAGCGCGTCCGCGACGAGATCCGCGCCCGAGGCCATCGGCAGGTCCACGCCTTCGCCTGCGACCTGACGGACCCCGCCTCGATCCGCGACTTCGCCTCCGGCGTCACCCAGCACACCGACCGCGTCGACATCCTCATCAACAACGGCTCGCGCTACCTCGAAGGGCCGGACCTCCAGTCAGCCTCCGACGCCGACGTCGTCGACACCATCGCCTCCGGCGCAACGGGCACCGTCCTGACCGTGAAGAACTTCCTCCCCCTCCTCCTCAACTCCGACAAGCCAGACGTGGTGACGATGGTCTCCGCCTGCGGAACGGCCGGCCACCACCGCTCGAACGCACACGACGCCTTCTACGCGGCCAAGAGCGCCCAAGCCGGCTTCACCGAAATCCTCTCCAAGCGCCTGCGCCCCCAGGGAGTCCGGGTGATATCGCTCTACCCGCCCGACTTCGACAACACCGACCCCCTCTCTGAGGAGTGGAACTCCACACCCCGGGAGGCCAAGGACGCCCTCACCGCACAGTCGCTCGTGGACTGCATCCTGTTCGCGGTCACCCAGCCCCGTGACTGCTTCATCAAGGCCTTCCACTTCGAACAGGTCTGA
- a CDS encoding ankyrin repeat domain-containing protein, with product MAATDDDGWWIVGYDGWSDLDLIRDRLTAGADPNSGVRIFDKPLHVAAEQGSPEVVAELAMRVDDVDAEHRGRTALWMAVFEGRVDNARALLAAGADPWRLMMDGWSPGRLSLADPTPDLFPVPSPETGLSEAEAAAAAEAKRLILALGDFYYGGLSLACVADVSAAEATARLEAAPADDVDIDVLYETWWNVPDADMIVGITDVPGGCVITQPWGFTPSTPGVVKRVSQGTVCYSMYSNPKGGIFGYIARDCAVVAWEPDSAYMVPPDARADKILAAYLYRNHPVAFCCGGAGLRLMDAQPITAPGTWLQLPKQDYSI from the coding sequence ATGGCTGCCACCGACGACGACGGATGGTGGATCGTCGGCTATGACGGGTGGTCAGACCTCGACCTGATCCGTGACCGGCTCACCGCGGGCGCTGATCCCAACTCTGGCGTGCGCATCTTTGACAAGCCGCTACACGTCGCGGCCGAGCAGGGATCGCCTGAAGTGGTCGCCGAGCTGGCCATGCGGGTCGACGACGTCGATGCGGAACATCGAGGCCGTACCGCGCTTTGGATGGCCGTCTTCGAAGGCCGCGTGGACAACGCCCGGGCCCTTCTCGCCGCTGGGGCGGACCCTTGGCGCCTCATGATGGACGGCTGGTCCCCCGGCCGTCTCAGTCTGGCCGACCCCACCCCTGACCTCTTCCCCGTCCCCTCTCCGGAGACCGGTCTGTCCGAGGCCGAGGCCGCCGCCGCGGCAGAAGCCAAACGTCTCATCCTTGCCCTGGGAGACTTCTACTACGGCGGCCTGAGCCTGGCCTGCGTGGCCGACGTGAGCGCGGCCGAGGCAACAGCGCGCCTCGAAGCCGCACCTGCCGACGACGTGGACATCGACGTTCTCTACGAGACCTGGTGGAACGTCCCGGACGCCGACATGATCGTCGGCATCACGGATGTGCCCGGCGGCTGCGTCATCACCCAACCCTGGGGTTTCACCCCATCCACACCCGGCGTCGTTAAGCGCGTCTCACAGGGCACTGTCTGCTACAGCATGTACTCCAATCCCAAAGGCGGCATCTTCGGGTACATCGCCCGAGATTGCGCGGTCGTAGCCTGGGAGCCGGACAGTGCCTACATGGTCCCCCCGGACGCTAGGGCCGACAAGATCCTCGCTGCCTACCTCTACCGCAACCACCCTGTGGCGTTTTGTTGCGGTGGCGCAGGACTGCGCCTGATGGACGCTCAGCCGATCACCGCACCCGGTACCTGGCTGCAGCTGCCCAAGCAGGACTACTCAATCTGA